Proteins encoded by one window of Nitrospirota bacterium:
- a CDS encoding ferredoxin family protein translates to MKGKIIINRDVCKGCGYCIMACPKGVITLEKNFNAMGYYPACPVNIEKCNGCGLCSTVCPDIAIEVWRDEKETKFAENINEGQ, encoded by the coding sequence ATGAAAGGTAAAATCATAATCAACAGGGATGTCTGCAAGGGATGCGGCTATTGCATAATGGCCTGTCCCAAAGGTGTAATCACCCTTGAGAAAAATTTCAATGCAATGGGCTATTACCCGGCATGTCCTGTCAACATTGAAAAATGCAATGGCTGCGGGCTATGCTCTACCGTGTGCCCTGATATTGCCATTGAAGTGTGGAGAGATGAAAAGGAGACAAAATTTGCAGAAAATATTAATGAAGGGCAATGA
- a CDS encoding 3-methyl-2-oxobutanoate dehydrogenase subunit VorB, whose product MQKILMKGNEALAEAAIQAGCRLYAGYPITPQNEVPEYMSWRMPEVGGVFIQAESELSAINMVYGAAATGARAMTSSSSPGISLKQEGISYLAGAELPAVIANIQRGGPGLGNISGSQADYFQAVKGGGHGDYRLLVYAPWNLQEMWDLTMRAFDKADEYRNPVMILSDGILGQMMEPMVTTTYEPKDLPPKDWAITGCAKREPNVIKSLWMKEGALEERNWHLKEKYDRMKEKEVMYDAMLVDDATFIVVAFGMAARIASSAVRNLRREGLKVGLFRPVTLFPFPERALGKLADGKRFLTIEMNLGQMVEDVRLSVCRKSEVDFYGRPGGAIMSPEELYEVIKTKVTS is encoded by the coding sequence TTGCAGAAAATATTAATGAAGGGCAATGAGGCATTGGCAGAGGCTGCCATACAGGCAGGCTGCAGGCTTTATGCTGGCTATCCCATAACCCCGCAGAATGAAGTGCCTGAATATATGTCATGGCGGATGCCTGAGGTTGGAGGGGTCTTTATTCAGGCAGAGAGCGAGCTTTCTGCTATAAATATGGTCTACGGAGCCGCTGCAACAGGGGCAAGGGCAATGACCTCATCGAGCAGTCCTGGTATAAGCCTTAAGCAGGAGGGGATATCCTACCTTGCTGGAGCAGAGCTGCCGGCTGTAATTGCGAATATACAGAGGGGAGGGCCTGGGCTCGGAAATATTTCAGGAAGTCAGGCTGATTACTTCCAGGCAGTAAAAGGCGGGGGGCATGGAGATTACAGGCTTCTTGTCTATGCGCCATGGAATCTGCAGGAGATGTGGGACCTTACAATGAGGGCCTTTGATAAGGCTGATGAATATAGAAACCCGGTTATGATTCTCAGTGATGGGATTCTTGGGCAGATGATGGAGCCCATGGTGACAACCACTTATGAGCCAAAAGACCTGCCGCCCAAGGATTGGGCCATTACAGGGTGCGCTAAAAGAGAGCCCAATGTTATCAAGTCCCTATGGATGAAAGAGGGGGCTCTTGAGGAAAGAAACTGGCATCTAAAAGAGAAGTATGACAGGATGAAGGAAAAAGAGGTTATGTATGATGCCATGTTGGTTGATGATGCTACTTTTATAGTTGTTGCCTTTGGCATGGCTGCGAGGATTGCATCCTCTGCAGTGAGAAATCTGAGGAGAGAGGGTCTTAAGGTCGGCCTTTTCAGACCTGTTACACTTTTCCCGTTTCCTGAAAGAGCGCTCGGAAAGCTTGCCGACGGAAAAAGGTTTCTCACAATTGAGATGAATCTCGGGCAGATGGTAGAGGATGTGAGACTTTCTGTATGCAGAAAGTCTGAAGTGGATTTCTATGGAAGGCCAGGAGGCGCAATAATGTCGCCTGAGGAGCTTTACGAGGTAATTAAAACAAAGGTCACAAGTTGA
- the cysK gene encoding cysteine synthase A produces the protein MIHANALSLIGNTPIVRLNRIPGPENAEIWAKLEGFNPGGSVKDRIALSMIEAAERDGKLRPGGTIVEPTSGNTGIGLALVAAVKGYRLILTMSETMSLERRLLLQAYGADLVLTEGGRGMMGAVEKAEEILKKNPYHFMPMQFENPANPEIHRRTTALEIINDIGVPEAFVAGVGTGGTITGIGEVLKDRKPDTWVVAVEPAYSAVLSGGEPGTHRIAGIGAGFYPGVLNTKIYDEIIPITDEDAEDMARRLAKEEGLLVGISSGAALWAALKIARKFGKNKRVAVIFPDRGDRYLSTGLFNSASP, from the coding sequence TTGATACACGCTAATGCCTTATCTCTTATTGGCAACACACCGATTGTCAGGTTAAACCGCATTCCAGGCCCTGAAAATGCAGAGATATGGGCAAAGCTCGAGGGCTTTAATCCAGGTGGTTCTGTTAAAGACAGGATTGCGCTCTCGATGATAGAGGCAGCAGAAAGGGATGGGAAGCTAAGGCCTGGTGGAACGATTGTAGAGCCAACAAGTGGAAATACAGGGATTGGTCTTGCCTTAGTTGCTGCTGTCAAGGGATACAGGTTAATACTTACAATGTCTGAGACAATGAGCCTTGAACGCAGACTTCTCCTTCAGGCATATGGCGCTGACCTTGTCCTTACAGAGGGCGGCAGAGGAATGATGGGCGCTGTGGAGAAGGCAGAGGAAATACTGAAGAAGAATCCCTATCATTTCATGCCCATGCAGTTCGAAAATCCAGCAAATCCGGAAATACACAGAAGGACAACTGCACTGGAGATAATCAACGACATTGGTGTTCCAGAAGCCTTTGTTGCTGGAGTTGGAACAGGAGGGACAATAACAGGTATAGGCGAGGTGCTGAAGGACAGGAAACCTGATACATGGGTTGTTGCAGTCGAGCCAGCCTATTCTGCTGTGCTCTCAGGAGGTGAACCAGGCACCCACAGGATTGCCGGAATCGGCGCAGGGTTTTACCCAGGAGTTTTAAACACAAAAATTTATGATGAAATAATTCCTATCACTGACGAGGATGCTGAGGATATGGCGCGAAGGCTTGCTAAAGAAGAAGGCCTCCTTGTTGGTATCTCCTCCGGAGCTGCCCTATGGGCTGCTCTTAAAATTGCGAGGAAGTTTGGAAAGAACAAAAGGGTTGCAGTAATCTTCCCTGACAGAGGAGACAGATACTTAAGTACAGGGCTTTTCAACTCCGCATCTCCGTAG